A DNA window from Gemmatimonadaceae bacterium contains the following coding sequences:
- a CDS encoding cytochrome b N-terminal domain-containing protein: MRALEHLALRPLRAADAAATRLFGWRHNPLHQTGTIAAALLGVLIATGLYLLVFYRVGAPWESVQRLQADPFLGRWIRSLHRFASDAIIVAVALHAWRLFAQARSWGPRALAWTSGVVLLTVLFISGWTGYVMVWDSFGAQLAVSGARLIDALPVISEPVRRIFAGDEPVPAAFFFLNLFLHVALPLGAAAGLWIHLSRLARPVIIPPRPLLYAVSGALTALAILRPTPLAPQADLLGLPPSIPLDLFYAFWLPWAAALPPWLAWAGAVGTFLAAFLVPWFTARPREVAWAPSVVDEHLCTGCNQCPLDCPWEAIAMVPREGARGAQSAMVARVDASHCVSCGICAGSCAPMGVGPAERTGRDQLARLRAAIAVPGMRERRPVAICCEHAAPAHLAPLRAQGAEVQLVPCAGNLHSSVIELMLRDGTPGVMVFTCAPRDCRGREGPKWLHERLFNEREAELQARVDRARVGTGVMAPGDLQGTLERWSQFATRLRARPVTVPRAVDEPVGAECEPVPLAREDR, translated from the coding sequence GTGCGCGCACTCGAACACCTCGCCCTGCGGCCGCTTCGCGCCGCTGACGCCGCCGCCACCCGGCTCTTCGGCTGGCGGCACAACCCGCTGCACCAGACCGGCACCATTGCCGCCGCGCTGCTCGGCGTGCTGATCGCCACCGGACTGTACCTGCTCGTCTTCTATCGGGTGGGGGCGCCGTGGGAGTCCGTCCAGCGGCTGCAGGCCGATCCGTTCCTCGGCCGGTGGATCCGGTCGCTGCACCGCTTCGCCTCCGACGCCATCATCGTCGCCGTCGCGCTGCACGCGTGGCGACTCTTTGCGCAGGCCCGTTCCTGGGGGCCGCGCGCGCTCGCGTGGACGTCCGGCGTGGTCCTGCTGACCGTGCTCTTCATCAGCGGATGGACCGGCTACGTGATGGTCTGGGACAGCTTCGGCGCGCAGCTCGCCGTGAGTGGCGCGCGCCTGATCGACGCGCTCCCGGTCATCAGCGAACCGGTGCGCCGCATCTTCGCCGGCGACGAGCCGGTGCCGGCCGCCTTCTTCTTCCTCAACCTGTTCCTGCACGTCGCACTGCCGCTGGGCGCCGCGGCTGGCCTGTGGATTCATCTGTCGCGCCTCGCCCGGCCGGTCATCATCCCACCACGGCCGCTGCTCTACGCAGTCAGCGGCGCGCTCACGGCGCTCGCGATCCTTCGCCCGACGCCGCTGGCGCCGCAGGCCGACCTGCTCGGCCTGCCGCCGTCCATTCCGCTGGACCTGTTCTATGCGTTCTGGCTCCCGTGGGCGGCGGCGCTACCGCCGTGGCTGGCGTGGGCTGGCGCCGTCGGGACGTTTCTCGCCGCCTTTCTCGTGCCCTGGTTCACCGCCCGCCCGCGCGAGGTGGCGTGGGCCCCCAGCGTCGTGGACGAGCATCTCTGCACGGGCTGCAACCAGTGCCCGCTGGACTGCCCGTGGGAGGCCATCGCGATGGTGCCGCGCGAGGGGGCGCGCGGTGCGCAGTCGGCGATGGTCGCCCGCGTGGACGCGTCGCACTGCGTGTCGTGCGGCATCTGTGCCGGATCGTGCGCCCCGATGGGCGTGGGCCCGGCCGAGCGGACGGGGCGCGACCAGCTCGCCCGCCTGCGCGCGGCCATCGCCGTCCCCGGGATGCGGGAGCGGCGCCCGGTCGCGATCTGTTGTGAGCACGCCGCGCCGGCGCATCTCGCGCCGTTGCGCGCGCAGGGGGCCGAGGTCCAGCTGGTCCCCTGCGCCGGCAACCTGCACAGTTCGGTGATCGAGTTGATGCTGCGCGACGGCACGCCTGGCGTGATGGTCTTCACCTGCGCCCCACGCGACTGCCGCGGGCGCGAGGGGCCGAAGTGGCTGCACGAGCGGCTGTTCAACGAACGCGAGGCCGAGCTGCAGGCGCGCGTCGACCGCGCGAGGGTCGGCACCGGCGTCATGGCCCCCGGGGACTTGCAGGGAACCCTCGAGCGCTGGTCGCAGTTCGCGACGAGGCTGCGCGCACGCCCGGTGACGGTGCCGCGCGCCGTTGATGAACCCGTGGGCGCGGAATGCGAACCGGTGCCGCTCGCCCGGGAGGATCGATGA
- a CDS encoding M23 family metallopeptidase has protein sequence MTRFARRAAIAAVAVAGAALALMYLPRVDLAGRNPAERLGLDRWHASDTLGRGESLAALLERRGLASADAAAAVQSLEGLVDYRRIPAGLKVEVHGDSASARATDVELLLSDDRIIRLHRDGELWTGTETSIPWVTDTVVVRGIVRSNLYDALDTAGAGLLSKGARISLAWEVADIYEYRVDMSRELQDGDRVRVLFERSTNPSNVNRIGRILAAGLERGGQEITAVRFVHPDGKAEYFDEKGKSLRASFLRAPLSFRRISSVFGRRKHPILGIWRAHQGTDYSAASGTPVRTIGDGVVIFAGHKGGYGNVLEIRHRNGFVSRYGHLKGFAKGIARGHSVTQGETVAYVGATGLATGPHLHFEVLVNGVQRDPRKALRQSAAAALVGAERQQFDRMAAVVLPELDRQPGPVPAAPRVPPTSP, from the coding sequence TTGACGCGGTTTGCGCGGCGGGCCGCCATCGCAGCGGTGGCGGTGGCAGGCGCCGCGCTGGCGCTGATGTACCTCCCGCGAGTCGACCTCGCGGGCCGCAACCCGGCCGAACGTCTCGGCCTCGATCGTTGGCATGCGAGCGACACCCTCGGCCGAGGGGAGTCGCTCGCGGCGCTCTTGGAGCGCCGCGGCCTCGCCTCCGCCGACGCGGCCGCGGCGGTGCAGTCGCTCGAGGGGCTGGTGGACTATCGGCGCATCCCCGCCGGCCTCAAGGTCGAGGTGCATGGCGACAGCGCGAGCGCGAGGGCCACCGACGTCGAACTCCTGCTCAGCGACGACCGGATCATCCGCCTGCACCGCGACGGCGAACTGTGGACCGGCACCGAAACGTCGATCCCGTGGGTGACCGACACGGTGGTCGTGCGCGGGATCGTCCGCTCGAACCTGTACGATGCGCTGGACACGGCGGGCGCCGGCCTGCTCTCGAAGGGGGCGCGCATCTCGCTGGCGTGGGAAGTGGCCGACATCTACGAATACCGCGTGGACATGTCGCGTGAGCTGCAGGACGGCGATCGCGTGCGCGTCCTGTTCGAGCGCAGCACGAATCCCTCAAACGTCAATCGCATCGGTCGCATACTTGCCGCCGGGCTGGAGCGGGGCGGGCAGGAGATCACGGCGGTGCGCTTCGTCCATCCGGACGGCAAGGCCGAGTATTTCGATGAGAAGGGCAAGTCGTTGCGCGCCAGTTTTCTGCGGGCGCCGCTCTCGTTTCGTCGCATCTCGAGCGTCTTCGGGCGGCGCAAGCATCCCATCCTCGGCATCTGGCGCGCCCATCAGGGGACCGACTATTCGGCCGCCTCCGGCACGCCGGTTCGCACCATTGGTGATGGCGTCGTGATCTTCGCCGGCCACAAGGGCGGCTACGGCAACGTGCTCGAGATCCGGCACCGCAACGGCTTTGTCTCGCGCTACGGTCACCTGAAGGGGTTCGCGAAGGGCATCGCGCGCGGCCATTCGGTGACGCAGGGTGAAACGGTGGCCTACGTCGGCGCCACGGGGTTGGCGACCGGTCCCCACCTGCATTTCGAGGTGCTGGTCAACGGCGTGCAGCGCGATCCGCGGAAAGCGCTGCGCCAGTCGGCGGCGGCGGCGCTGGTCGGCGCCGAGCGCCAGCAGTTTGATCGGATGGCGGCCGTGGTGCTTCCGGAGCTCGACCGTCAACCCGGTCCGGTGCCGGCGGCCCCGCGCGTGCCGCCCACGTCACCATAG
- the ftsZ gene encoding cell division protein FtsZ codes for MPLNFELETSAPTGGARMKVVGVGGGGGNAVNRMIEEQLEGVEFISVNTDAQALLNSKSDVKIQIGKKLTRGLGAGARPEIGRQAIEENRDEVARVMSNSDLVFVTCGMGGGTGTGAAPVVAELARESGSLVVGIVTKPFLFEGRKRMRQAEEGIEELRKFVDTMIVVPNERLLAVVGKNIPFQDALKKADEVLLRATEGISGLVTKCGIINVDFADVRTVMKDGGAAIMGTGVGSGENRAVEAAQIALSSPLLDNVSIAGATGVLVNITGGDGELSFTDFTTVGQIVQEAVGEESNIIIGAGVEPAMVGQVRVTVVATGFERASAGQQRSIGRAGATPVIPISEAGTRARPVIGGAYQGGSAVPAQRARPAAEPRRIEDLSDMEIPTFIRRQMD; via the coding sequence ATGCCACTGAACTTCGAACTCGAGACAAGCGCGCCGACCGGCGGCGCCCGCATGAAGGTGGTGGGCGTGGGCGGCGGTGGCGGCAATGCCGTCAATCGCATGATCGAGGAGCAGCTGGAAGGCGTTGAGTTCATCTCCGTCAACACCGACGCCCAGGCGCTGCTCAACTCGAAGTCGGACGTCAAGATCCAGATCGGCAAGAAACTCACCCGCGGACTCGGCGCCGGCGCGCGTCCCGAGATCGGCCGCCAGGCCATCGAGGAGAACCGCGACGAAGTCGCCCGCGTGATGAGCAACAGCGACCTCGTCTTCGTCACCTGCGGCATGGGCGGCGGCACGGGCACCGGCGCGGCGCCCGTCGTCGCGGAACTGGCGCGCGAATCGGGCTCGCTCGTCGTCGGCATCGTCACCAAGCCGTTCCTCTTCGAGGGGCGCAAGCGCATGCGCCAGGCCGAAGAGGGCATCGAGGAGCTCCGCAAGTTCGTCGACACGATGATCGTCGTCCCCAATGAGCGCCTCCTCGCGGTGGTCGGCAAGAACATCCCGTTCCAGGACGCCCTCAAGAAGGCCGATGAAGTGCTGCTGCGCGCCACCGAGGGCATCTCGGGCCTCGTGACGAAGTGCGGCATCATCAACGTGGACTTCGCCGACGTGCGCACCGTCATGAAGGACGGCGGCGCCGCCATCATGGGCACCGGCGTGGGCTCGGGCGAGAATCGCGCGGTCGAGGCGGCGCAGATCGCGCTCTCGAGCCCGCTGCTCGACAACGTCTCCATCGCCGGCGCCACCGGCGTGCTGGTGAACATCACGGGCGGCGACGGCGAACTCAGCTTCACCGACTTCACCACCGTCGGCCAGATCGTGCAGGAAGCGGTGGGCGAGGAGTCGAACATCATCATCGGCGCCGGCGTCGAGCCGGCCATGGTGGGCCAGGTGCGGGTCACGGTGGTCGCCACGGGCTTCGAGCGCGCCAGCGCCGGCCAGCAGCGTTCCATCGGCCGCGCGGGTGCCACGCCGGTCATTCCGATCTCCGAAGCGGGCACGCGCGCGCGTCCGGTCATCGGGGGCGCCTATCAGGGCGGCTCCGCGGTGCCGGCGCAGCGCGCGCGGCCGGCCGCTGAACCGCGCCGGATTGAGGATCTCAGCGACATGGAGATCCCGACGTTCATCCGGAGACAGATGGATTGA